One Malania oleifera isolate guangnan ecotype guangnan chromosome 10, ASM2987363v1, whole genome shotgun sequence genomic region harbors:
- the LOC131166531 gene encoding secreted RxLR effector protein 161-like — translation MDKCSASPVPIQKGDKFSLMQCPKNDLERRQMKDVPYASFVGSLIYAQTCTRNNISFAVGMLGRYLSNPGMIQWKATKKVLRYLQGTKDYKLMYRRSDHLKVVGYLDYDFAGCVDTRKSTFGYVYLLAGGAVSWKSVKQSIIAASTMVAEFVACFETTIQANWLWNFILGLRIVDSIAKPLKIYCDNSAAIFFSKNDKYSKGAKHMELKYFVVKEDVQKQKVSIEHISTNCMIADPLMKGLPPKTFIGHVVKMGIIES, via the coding sequence ATGGACAAATGCTCTGCTTCACCAGTTCCAATTCAGAAAGGAGACAAGTTCAGTCTCATGCAATGTCCCAAAAATGATCTGGAACGGAGGCAAATGAAGGATGTTCCTTATGCATCTTTTGTTGGGAGCTTGATATATGCTCAAACGTGCACAAGGAATAATATTAGCTTTGCAGTTGGAATGCTGGGTAGATATTTAAGTAATCCAGGAATGATTCAGTGGAAGGCTACAAAGAAAGTTCTAAGATACTTGCAAGGAACGAAAGATTACAAGCTTATGTATCGAAGGTCTGATCATCTTAAGGTGGTTGGATATTTGGATTATGATTTTGCTGGATGTGTGGATACAAGAAAGTCTACTTTTGGCTATGTATACTTGCTAGCCGGAGGAGCAGTTTCATGGAAGAGTGTGAAGCAGTCAATAATTGCTGCATCCACTATGGTGGCTGAATTTGTAGCTTGCTTTGAGACTACAATTCAAGCTAATTGGTTGTGGAACTTTATTTTAGGACTTAGAATAGTCGACAGTATCGCCAAGCCGCtaaaaatttattgtgataattctgcaGCTATCTTCTTCTCTAAGAATGATAAGTATTCCAAGGGTGCTAagcatatggaattgaaatacttTGTTGTTAAAGAAGACGTACAAAAACAAAAAGTGTCAATTGAACATATTAGCACTAATTGTATGATAGCTGATCCTTTGATGAAAGGGTTGCCGCCCAAAACATTTATTGGTCATGTTGTAAAGATGGGCATTATTGAATCTTAA